One segment of Acidianus sp. HS-5 DNA contains the following:
- a CDS encoding class I SAM-dependent methyltransferase gives MEIFNDPQGYLQWYKRNEMIYESELRAVKKLNLSNCLDIGAGPSIFHEAMKGKIISLDISDAMLKLTNSSEYKIQADALHLPLRDKAVECTFISVTICFISDVEKMLQEIHRVTKKEFSVCIVPSDSSWGSYYTELGKKGHKYYSKAHFISKSELLSLIQKYFEIKDTISTLTYSPFDEPRVEDPREGIEGSYICVKAIPKT, from the coding sequence ATGGAAATTTTTAATGATCCACAAGGGTATTTACAATGGTATAAAAGAAATGAAATGATTTATGAAAGTGAATTAAGAGCAGTAAAGAAGCTTAATCTTTCAAACTGTTTAGATATTGGTGCAGGTCCTTCAATATTTCATGAAGCAATGAAAGGTAAAATAATCTCATTAGATATTTCTGACGCAATGTTAAAGTTAACTAATTCCAGTGAATATAAAATTCAGGCAGATGCCTTACATTTGCCCTTAAGGGATAAGGCTGTAGAGTGTACTTTCATTTCAGTTACTATCTGTTTTATAAGTGATGTTGAAAAAATGTTGCAAGAAATTCATAGGGTTACGAAAAAAGAATTCTCAGTATGCATAGTTCCTTCAGATTCCAGTTGGGGATCATATTATACCGAACTAGGTAAAAAAGGTCATAAATATTATTCTAAGGCACATTTCATTTCAAAAAGTGAGCTTTTATCGTTAATTCAAAAATATTTTGAGATAAAAGATACAATATCTACATTAACATATTCTCCCTTTGACGAACCTAGAGTAGAGGATCCGAGAGAAGGTATAGAAGGTTCATACATATGTGTAAAGGCAATACCTAAAACTTAG
- a CDS encoding 2,3-diphosphoglycerate-dependent phosphoglycerate mutase — protein MVLVIFIRHGHSVSNQNRILSHDINNYPLTEEGQLQAKNVAKELLKLKITKIFTSPILRAYQTATIIANELGQIPIIDERLRERYLGDLNNKRFDPSDHWKIRLIKGQIEVKGLEPWESMQKRVTEFVNSVSNEEGAVIAVSHYDPIRALIGHILGLDDISAFGISLPNASITAIEVEDKKFRIHSIGSPVLSQELLNRLNRYIITINQR, from the coding sequence ATGGTTTTAGTAATATTCATTAGACATGGCCACAGCGTTTCCAATCAAAATAGGATTCTATCGCACGATATTAACAACTATCCTTTAACTGAAGAAGGACAACTACAAGCAAAAAACGTTGCAAAAGAGCTGTTGAAACTTAAAATAACTAAAATCTTTACTAGCCCTATACTCAGAGCATACCAAACTGCCACAATAATAGCCAACGAGCTGGGTCAAATACCAATTATAGACGAAAGATTAAGGGAAAGATATTTAGGCGACCTAAATAATAAAAGATTCGATCCATCCGATCACTGGAAAATAAGACTAATAAAGGGGCAGATAGAAGTCAAAGGTCTTGAACCTTGGGAGTCAATGCAAAAGAGAGTTACAGAATTCGTAAATTCAGTTAGTAATGAGGAAGGAGCAGTCATTGCAGTCTCTCATTACGACCCTATAAGAGCACTTATAGGCCATATTTTAGGATTAGATGATATTTCAGCTTTTGGAATTTCTTTACCTAATGCAAGTATAACCGCAATAGAAGTAGAAGACAAAAAATTTAGAATACATTCCATAGGCTCTCCAGTACTTTCACAGGAGCTATTAAATAGACTTAACAGATATATTATTACTATTAATCAAAGATAG
- a CDS encoding FAD-dependent oxidoreductase, with protein sequence MVNIIIGGGITGIFSAIKLSDVLIIDEKENFKNSNASLWSVIPPLCGKYFNECLKGEDDYTKLGNEYGIYYRRTFLLRKAEKPLGGKILDMKEIKEIEPSIDLDSAEYFDNALFVDGDEFLQRIGNEFPFLHARVSKINVKDNSVESIETTAGVIKGENYIITASYLLSDIISNYVKLTPFKGHLIIAEPLKKLKGIVTIGDRIAVQGRKMYLNGDSKQSNSMSIDFEEVKKTISTFNNLINESNLEVRVGFRSVSENGEPVLIKPFNNLIIVGGYRFGYAMAPYLSEKVKEMLNGH encoded by the coding sequence ATGGTCAATATTATTATTGGAGGAGGAATAACTGGAATCTTTAGCGCTATAAAGCTTTCTGATGTATTAATTATAGATGAAAAAGAAAATTTTAAAAATTCTAATGCTAGCTTGTGGTCAGTAATTCCTCCATTATGCGGAAAATATTTTAATGAATGTTTAAAGGGAGAAGATGATTACACAAAGCTAGGAAACGAGTACGGAATATATTATAGGAGAACATTCCTGCTAAGAAAGGCAGAAAAGCCTTTAGGAGGAAAAATTCTGGATATGAAAGAGATCAAAGAAATCGAGCCTTCAATAGATTTAGATTCTGCAGAATACTTTGATAATGCACTTTTTGTGGATGGAGACGAATTCTTGCAAAGAATAGGAAATGAATTTCCCTTTCTTCACGCTAGAGTTTCTAAAATCAATGTAAAAGATAATTCTGTAGAGAGTATCGAAACTACTGCAGGAGTAATAAAAGGAGAAAACTATATTATCACTGCGAGTTATCTTCTTTCAGATATCATAAGCAATTATGTTAAATTAACTCCTTTTAAGGGGCATTTAATAATAGCTGAGCCTTTAAAGAAATTGAAAGGAATAGTAACTATAGGCGATAGAATAGCAGTTCAGGGAAGAAAAATGTACTTAAATGGTGATTCTAAACAATCTAATTCAATGAGTATAGATTTCGAGGAAGTGAAAAAAACTATTTCAACGTTTAATAATTTAATAAATGAAAGTAACTTGGAAGTTAGGGTAGGTTTTAGAAGTGTAAGCGAAAATGGTGAGCCTGTGCTCATTAAGCCTTTTAATAATCTTATAATTGTTGGAGGATATAGATTTGGGTATGCTATGGCTCCTTATCTATCAGAAAAAGTAAAGGAGATGCTAAATGGACATTAG
- a CDS encoding D-aminoacyl-tRNA deacylase: MDIRILISNVDAVGKTIKRLGYKFEEINDDVIDFKYNSGDAIVVICRHESSAGIPSLTVHYPGNIGNKAMGGEPNKLGIAFPRLITSIYREILKINVNIEKVFEATHHGPTYQTVPIVFAEIGSNEEFWNNEELTKNLVEAVLKGIENLEETACDNVILAFGGPHYARNVSKLAVNSCISHIISKHYISDLNSNIVQQAFEKTINRVDTILFDSLNQKTREKILSLINSNNISVKSI; the protein is encoded by the coding sequence ATGGACATTAGAATTTTAATTTCCAATGTTGACGCTGTAGGAAAGACTATTAAGAGGTTAGGTTATAAATTTGAAGAAATAAACGATGATGTAATAGATTTTAAGTATAATTCAGGGGACGCAATAGTAGTAATATGCAGGCATGAGAGTTCAGCAGGAATTCCGTCATTGACTGTTCATTATCCAGGTAATATAGGTAATAAAGCAATGGGAGGAGAACCCAATAAATTAGGTATAGCGTTTCCAAGGCTTATAACATCTATATATAGAGAGATACTAAAAATTAACGTTAACATAGAAAAGGTTTTTGAGGCTACACATCATGGGCCTACTTATCAAACAGTCCCGATAGTTTTTGCCGAAATAGGTAGTAACGAAGAATTCTGGAATAATGAGGAGTTAACTAAAAATTTAGTAGAAGCTGTTTTAAAGGGTATTGAAAATCTGGAAGAAACTGCTTGCGATAACGTTATCTTAGCTTTTGGTGGACCACATTATGCACGTAATGTGTCAAAATTGGCAGTAAACTCGTGTATATCACATATTATATCTAAACATTATATATCAGACTTAAATTCAAACATTGTACAACAAGCATTCGAAAAAACAATTAACAGAGTTGATACTATATTATTCGATAGCTTAAACCAGAAAACTAGAGAAAAAATACTATCTTTGATTAATAGTAATAATATATCTGTTAAGTCTATTTAA
- a CDS encoding CBS domain-containing protein, with product MVAKVSQIASTKLYVVRPDVKIADAAKEMKDFNLGSLVVIDAQNKVVGIITERDLVKAVANRDIDSPVEKYMTKDVKGVTEDTSVTDALDVMLNNGFRHLPIIKSDGKFYGIVSIRDLAKALLDVHTMQFGKPAEEVKGTGVICPVCGMEIDEYGYCGCGTGSG from the coding sequence ATGGTAGCAAAAGTTTCTCAAATAGCTTCAACAAAACTTTATGTAGTAAGGCCAGATGTTAAGATAGCAGATGCTGCAAAGGAAATGAAAGATTTTAATTTAGGATCATTAGTAGTCATAGATGCTCAAAATAAAGTAGTAGGAATCATAACAGAGAGAGACCTTGTTAAAGCAGTAGCCAATAGAGATATTGATAGCCCAGTAGAAAAATACATGACTAAAGACGTGAAAGGAGTAACTGAAGACACGTCAGTCACTGATGCGTTAGATGTAATGTTAAATAACGGATTTAGGCATTTACCTATAATTAAGAGCGATGGAAAATTTTATGGAATAGTTTCCATACGTGATTTAGCCAAGGCATTATTAGATGTTCATACAATGCAGTTTGGAAAACCTGCTGAAGAAGTTAAAGGAACTGGAGTTATTTGTCCAGTATGTGGTATGGAAATCGATGAATATGGATATTGTGGCTGTGGGACAGGGTCTGGCTAA
- a CDS encoding CBS domain-containing protein yields MGIIRSSIILRPYDTLLYATKIMIMEYVPKAIVTDEKGFPLGELTQKDIIKFVYEKGEEISFDKVYVSEVMRKDMVCVNESIDPLEAAEIMIDKKQPLLVVCSDDGKALGMIIKSDLTQYYASQIKGLQKTEEYMTSPAITISRSDSLINAVKTLVEKDVSRLIVVDEDKVEGQLTTTDLLYMTPVIKYKDCKINVSEVMSPNIIVVDAEEDLASAAKLMASRKIKGIPVVKGDKLAGVITTTDVTRALLDDRVRKYFYEIKMYTSTF; encoded by the coding sequence ATGGGAATTATTAGATCATCAATAATTCTCAGGCCCTATGATACATTGTTATATGCTACTAAAATAATGATAATGGAATACGTCCCTAAAGCAATAGTTACTGACGAGAAAGGCTTTCCTTTAGGAGAATTAACGCAAAAAGATATTATAAAATTTGTATATGAAAAAGGTGAAGAAATAAGTTTTGATAAAGTCTATGTTTCCGAAGTAATGAGAAAAGATATGGTATGCGTTAATGAGAGTATAGATCCACTTGAAGCGGCAGAAATTATGATAGATAAAAAACAACCACTTTTAGTAGTTTGTAGCGATGACGGAAAGGCTTTAGGAATGATAATTAAGTCTGACCTTACACAGTACTACGCTTCACAAATAAAAGGATTGCAGAAGACTGAAGAGTACATGACTTCTCCTGCAATAACAATTTCCAGGTCAGACTCGCTAATAAATGCGGTCAAAACTTTAGTTGAGAAAGACGTTAGCAGGCTAATAGTAGTTGACGAAGATAAAGTAGAAGGTCAATTAACTACCACAGATTTGCTTTACATGACGCCAGTTATAAAGTATAAGGATTGCAAGATTAACGTTAGCGAAGTAATGAGCCCAAATATAATTGTTGTAGACGCAGAGGAGGATTTAGCGAGCGCAGCAAAATTAATGGCTTCAAGAAAGATTAAAGGAATACCTGTAGTAAAGGGAGATAAATTAGCAGGCGTAATAACTACTACAGATGTTACGAGAGCACTATTAGACGATAGAGTTAGAAAATATTTCTACGAAATAAAAATGTATACTTCTACGTTTTAA
- a CDS encoding nucleoside hydrolase, translated as MPRYVIIDSDTASDDTIAILLASKFFRLLGITIVAGNVKFENEIRNALFTVEYFNLSVPVFVGSKRPIMGKWRTVEEVHGSNGIGDWKIPEPKISPEKEHAVDAIIRLSKEYEGELEILAVSPLTNLALAYLKDPDIVKRIKKIWIMGGAFTRGNTTQIAEFNFWVDPEAAEIILNAGFDITIIPWETTEETAEITDDEWKKIGSINTKASTFFINVNRTLREYSKKYEGRGSIHTDSLTVTIAYDNSLILQQEEFNVNVETCSIARGAMLVDWYGMTKIKNGKIVLKADKRKFINYLFSILEQSA; from the coding sequence ATGCCAAGATATGTTATAATCGATTCGGATACGGCAAGCGATGATACGATAGCGATATTATTAGCTTCTAAATTCTTTAGGCTTCTAGGTATAACTATAGTCGCTGGCAATGTTAAATTCGAAAATGAAATTAGAAATGCACTATTTACAGTAGAATATTTTAATTTAAGCGTTCCAGTTTTTGTTGGTTCAAAAAGACCAATTATGGGTAAATGGAGAACTGTGGAAGAAGTTCACGGAAGTAACGGTATAGGAGACTGGAAAATTCCAGAACCTAAAATATCTCCTGAAAAAGAACATGCTGTAGATGCAATTATTAGACTTTCTAAAGAATATGAAGGTGAGTTAGAAATACTTGCGGTCTCACCTTTAACAAATTTAGCGTTAGCTTATTTGAAAGATCCAGATATTGTAAAAAGAATTAAAAAAATTTGGATAATGGGTGGGGCGTTTACACGAGGTAATACTACGCAAATTGCCGAATTTAATTTTTGGGTAGATCCTGAGGCTGCAGAAATAATACTCAATGCAGGATTTGACATAACTATAATTCCTTGGGAAACTACAGAAGAGACAGCAGAAATAACAGATGACGAATGGAAGAAAATAGGATCAATTAATACGAAAGCGTCCACGTTTTTCATCAATGTTAATAGGACGTTAAGAGAATACTCGAAGAAATATGAAGGTAGAGGAAGTATTCATACTGATTCACTTACTGTAACTATAGCTTATGATAATTCTCTAATTCTTCAGCAGGAGGAATTTAATGTGAATGTAGAGACGTGCTCTATTGCAAGAGGAGCAATGTTAGTAGACTGGTATGGAATGACCAAAATTAAAAATGGTAAAATAGTTTTAAAGGCGGACAAGCGCAAATTCATTAATTATTTATTTTCTATCTTAGAGCAATCAGCATAA
- the trxA gene encoding thioredoxin: MSNDYDPELEDLLKKKIKQLMNTNKGMQENQKTQEEPVAHLDSNTFDNFIKSHKVAVIDFWAEWCAPCIMLSPIIEELAKDYPEVGFGKVNSDESQDIAARYGVMSLPTVLFFKNGEPVDEVIGAVPREEIEIRIKELLK, translated from the coding sequence ATGAGCAACGATTATGATCCAGAACTAGAAGACCTATTAAAGAAAAAAATTAAACAGTTAATGAACACAAATAAAGGTATGCAAGAAAATCAAAAAACCCAAGAAGAGCCAGTAGCTCATTTAGATAGTAATACTTTTGACAATTTTATAAAATCTCACAAGGTGGCAGTAATAGATTTTTGGGCGGAGTGGTGTGCCCCATGTATAATGCTATCACCAATAATTGAGGAATTAGCAAAAGATTATCCAGAAGTTGGATTCGGAAAAGTTAACTCCGATGAAAGCCAAGATATTGCTGCGAGATACGGGGTTATGAGCTTGCCTACTGTCCTATTCTTTAAAAATGGAGAACCTGTCGATGAAGTTATAGGTGCTGTTCCAAGAGAAGAGATTGAAATAAGAATTAAAGAGCTATTAAAGTGA
- a CDS encoding inosine/xanthosine triphosphatase, which translates to MLVSVGSKNRTKVEAVKEALNIIGLKADVASVEVDSGVSIQPYCKETLFGARNRSIRALISTNADLGIGIEGGICFEFNKVLAFAVVYVVDKEGNENFSKSASFILPPNVVKYLNQGIELGHAVDKVYSRSGSKYSEGAVGILTKYIDRKRLYVDPVILALYPFYNKNV; encoded by the coding sequence ATGTTAGTTTCAGTAGGTAGCAAAAACAGGACTAAAGTTGAGGCGGTAAAAGAGGCATTAAATATTATAGGATTGAAAGCAGATGTTGCTTCGGTAGAAGTAGATTCCGGTGTTTCGATTCAGCCTTACTGCAAGGAGACACTATTTGGAGCAAGAAATAGGTCAATAAGAGCATTGATTTCTACCAATGCAGATTTGGGCATAGGAATAGAAGGAGGAATATGTTTTGAGTTCAATAAAGTTCTAGCTTTCGCTGTTGTTTATGTTGTTGATAAAGAGGGTAACGAGAACTTTTCAAAATCGGCATCCTTTATCTTACCTCCAAATGTAGTAAAGTACTTAAATCAAGGCATAGAATTAGGTCATGCTGTAGATAAGGTGTATTCAAGATCTGGATCTAAGTATTCTGAAGGGGCGGTAGGAATTCTTACAAAATATATAGATAGGAAAAGGTTGTACGTAGACCCAGTAATTTTAGCATTATATCCGTTTTATAATAAAAATGTTTAA
- a CDS encoding MTH1187 family thiamine-binding protein, which translates to MKYLVDISVEPIGTNSTSLSRFVKIVYEVLKAKGIKFYPAPSMTTLEIDDITQLGYIIKDIDDALSKEGVKRIVTMMKIDDRRDKENSIEHKLEVIKT; encoded by the coding sequence ATGAAATATCTTGTAGATATAAGTGTGGAACCCATAGGTACAAATTCCACTAGCCTATCAAGGTTTGTAAAGATAGTATATGAAGTACTTAAAGCCAAAGGAATAAAATTCTATCCTGCACCTTCAATGACTACTCTTGAAATAGATGATATAACGCAACTAGGTTATATTATAAAGGACATTGATGACGCTTTATCTAAAGAAGGAGTAAAAAGAATCGTTACAATGATGAAAATAGATGATAGAAGAGATAAGGAAAATTCAATTGAACATAAATTAGAAGTAATTAAAACGTAG
- a CDS encoding cation diffusion facilitator family transporter: MRSVVGFWVVFALLVSFSIIARSAVLISEAIHVFLDALIVSLSLYFLRIVNKFNSYYTYGLHRLEVISSLLNLSVIILGSIVGVLISTVYLIFGIKDNPIYVILASLISVIILSFSQEHEENSVKRSINIHVISDVLNYILGALAGFLIILTGYYQLDPIFSFIILGIMIAYNFRYFHTYLDIIMEKSPIDTKRIEEDLKTVFPKVHHIHVWIICDHYKVATLHIEEDPNTTLKELDNKREVAQKILSEKYGINHVTVQFESKRID; the protein is encoded by the coding sequence ATGAGATCAGTAGTAGGCTTCTGGGTGGTTTTTGCACTTTTAGTATCTTTCTCAATAATCGCTAGAAGTGCAGTTCTTATCTCTGAAGCGATACATGTATTTTTAGATGCATTAATAGTTTCTCTTTCACTTTATTTTCTGAGAATTGTAAACAAGTTTAATTCCTACTATACTTATGGTCTTCATAGATTAGAAGTCATTTCATCTTTACTTAATTTAAGCGTAATAATTCTGGGTTCTATTGTTGGTGTACTAATTTCTACAGTTTACCTCATATTTGGTATTAAAGATAATCCTATTTACGTAATATTGGCTTCATTAATTTCTGTTATAATTCTCTCTTTTTCTCAAGAGCATGAAGAAAATAGTGTAAAAAGGAGCATAAATATTCACGTTATATCGGATGTTCTAAACTATATTCTAGGTGCGTTAGCTGGATTTTTAATTATATTAACTGGGTATTATCAACTCGATCCTATATTCTCTTTTATAATTCTGGGAATTATGATAGCCTATAACTTTAGGTATTTTCATACATATCTGGATATTATTATGGAAAAATCCCCTATAGATACAAAGCGTATTGAAGAAGACTTGAAAACTGTATTTCCTAAAGTTCATCATATTCATGTTTGGATAATTTGTGATCATTATAAAGTAGCAACTCTACACATAGAAGAGGATCCTAATACTACACTAAAAGAGCTTGATAATAAAAGAGAAGTTGCACAGAAAATACTTTCCGAAAAATATGGTATTAACCATGTTACAGTACAGTTTGAATCTAAAAGAATTGATTAG
- the nurA gene encoding DNA double-strand break repair nuclease NurA — MIEKAYEEFTNNYSKILEKIRFYSSSINDSVKEHLKKIWINYEPEPVKSSFIAIDGGEFVKELRVGTVFLANAEAVYGEGVNVSPLDNEIKMGVFRPGNLAKERVSEIMSVLELSLALRNGNKAEYVLMDGSLKKKLGNGKDIEEEEKDLDEIINCDNEERSFRRLILKSQILICRLIQNYDGKVLWVSKNSRGRDLFGESLSDIAVIESLTENPGFTLPFVHTIDRKNLVNNKEVKSLEGTEITSFYVRLEKGQRVLKVDLTGRIEEEEIKKIINNLHSVSIKGYPYPLLKVHYDVKVNKEDRQRILSILGLNHIRGNSWWPNQFF, encoded by the coding sequence TTGATTGAAAAAGCCTATGAGGAATTTACGAATAATTACTCGAAAATCCTGGAAAAAATAAGGTTCTACAGTAGTTCAATTAACGATTCCGTTAAAGAGCATTTAAAGAAAATATGGATAAACTATGAACCTGAACCTGTGAAGAGTAGTTTCATTGCTATTGATGGCGGAGAATTTGTAAAAGAACTAAGAGTAGGTACGGTATTCCTCGCTAATGCTGAAGCAGTATATGGAGAAGGAGTTAACGTTAGCCCACTAGATAATGAAATAAAGATGGGAGTTTTTAGGCCTGGAAATCTAGCTAAGGAGAGAGTTTCTGAAATAATGAGCGTACTAGAGCTCTCTTTAGCTTTAAGGAATGGGAATAAGGCTGAATACGTCTTAATGGACGGAAGTTTAAAGAAAAAACTAGGTAATGGAAAGGATATTGAAGAAGAGGAAAAGGATTTGGATGAAATAATAAATTGTGATAATGAGGAAAGATCTTTTAGAAGATTAATCTTAAAGTCTCAAATACTAATATGCAGGCTAATACAAAATTATGATGGAAAAGTTCTATGGGTTTCAAAAAATAGCAGAGGAAGAGACTTATTCGGAGAAAGTTTATCCGATATAGCGGTAATTGAAAGTTTAACAGAAAATCCAGGCTTCACTTTACCATTTGTTCATACAATAGATAGGAAAAATTTAGTTAACAACAAAGAAGTTAAAAGTCTAGAGGGAACTGAAATAACTTCCTTCTATGTTAGATTAGAAAAAGGGCAAAGAGTCCTTAAAGTAGATTTAACTGGAAGAATTGAAGAAGAAGAAATTAAGAAAATAATAAACAACTTGCACTCAGTCTCAATTAAAGGATATCCTTATCCATTGTTAAAAGTTCACTACGATGTTAAAGTTAATAAGGAGGATAGACAAAGGATTCTCAGTATTCTTGGGCTTAACCACATCAGAGGAAATAGTTGGTGGCCTAATCAATTCTTTTAG
- a CDS encoding archaea-specific SMC-related protein yields MKVRVYNIGGIVSPLEVELIKGVNIYKAPNAYGKTSLAKALVSLLTSAIKPDDLLNVFANSGYVELDLDGRTYYRRIKRVKNRIMENSKLLLDDDRALLLSYFSPENKLLNQVMTGEENVEWFISATSKINEIKSKKEEMETKLHNLQVEIDDLNKKHKEAMELQTKIKQIEDEIGRLEKEKESDKVLNKTSQTINITNENKLRDIKEKIEVKKRELEDLQNKISRLDQEIKNKESFTSTEIRQAYEKQLQEINTQLQKATSLRNEAEIEIKLLEKVLDQVRESEKQHLNTCYVCGSHVDPSIWKVRIDVISKELQEKNSLYAGIKKEADDLLNKKSEIEKKLKDLDQINSDISRLKMSRTELENRIESVKSTIDDLERQRREMEERFNRNTEIYRVYDINDSINKRIEELKKKKDEYEYELAVNGVPSTILNKISEKQKELQEVQTMVNDLEKEYINRLTMAREEFVKIANYLLKELEFDLRAEIDDNYRLIVKKSDTTLELRKLSSSERTTLALILVLTALKSYFKTPFFIVDESFMTFDQKRFDKIVKYLNSITDYVIITKSDENIELLKETTEPLVSS; encoded by the coding sequence ATGAAGGTAAGAGTATATAATATCGGTGGTATTGTTAGCCCTTTAGAAGTAGAATTAATAAAAGGAGTAAATATATATAAAGCGCCAAATGCCTATGGTAAAACATCGCTAGCAAAGGCTTTAGTTTCGTTATTAACTTCAGCAATTAAACCAGATGATTTGCTTAATGTCTTTGCAAACTCCGGTTATGTAGAACTAGATCTAGACGGAAGAACATACTATAGAAGAATAAAAAGGGTTAAGAATAGGATAATGGAGAACTCTAAATTGTTACTAGATGATGATAGAGCTCTCCTATTATCTTACTTCTCTCCTGAGAATAAATTACTGAACCAAGTTATGACTGGAGAAGAAAATGTTGAATGGTTTATTTCTGCAACTTCTAAAATTAATGAAATAAAATCCAAAAAAGAAGAAATGGAGACTAAATTACATAATTTGCAAGTAGAAATTGATGATTTAAACAAAAAGCATAAAGAAGCAATGGAATTGCAAACAAAAATAAAGCAAATTGAGGATGAAATAGGTAGATTGGAAAAAGAGAAGGAAAGCGATAAAGTACTTAATAAGACGTCTCAAACAATTAATATAACTAACGAGAATAAGCTACGCGACATAAAGGAAAAGATTGAAGTTAAGAAGAGAGAGCTAGAAGATCTACAGAATAAAATATCTAGATTAGACCAAGAAATTAAGAATAAGGAGAGCTTTACCTCTACTGAGATTAGACAAGCTTATGAAAAACAATTACAGGAAATAAATACTCAACTACAGAAAGCTACATCTCTAAGAAATGAAGCTGAAATAGAAATAAAATTACTTGAAAAAGTATTAGACCAAGTAAGAGAATCAGAAAAACAACATTTAAACACATGTTATGTTTGCGGAAGTCATGTAGATCCTTCCATATGGAAAGTTAGAATTGATGTGATTTCTAAAGAATTACAAGAGAAGAATTCACTATATGCCGGAATAAAGAAAGAGGCTGATGATCTATTAAACAAGAAGTCCGAGATTGAGAAAAAATTGAAGGATTTAGATCAAATAAATTCTGATATTTCAAGATTAAAGATGTCAAGAACTGAACTTGAAAATAGAATAGAAAGCGTTAAGTCAACTATAGACGACTTAGAAAGACAAAGGAGAGAAATGGAAGAAAGGTTCAATAGAAACACTGAAATATATAGAGTTTACGATATAAATGACTCTATAAATAAGAGAATAGAAGAGTTAAAGAAGAAAAAGGACGAATACGAGTATGAATTGGCAGTCAACGGAGTACCTTCAACAATATTGAATAAGATAAGCGAAAAACAAAAGGAATTACAAGAAGTACAAACGATGGTAAATGACCTAGAAAAGGAATATATAAATAGATTAACAATGGCTAGAGAAGAATTTGTTAAAATTGCCAACTATTTGCTAAAGGAATTAGAGTTTGATCTAAGAGCTGAAATTGATGACAATTATAGGTTAATAGTTAAAAAGAGTGATACGACACTGGAATTAAGAAAGTTATCGTCCTCAGAAAGGACTACATTAGCATTGATTTTAGTACTTACTGCACTAAAGTCGTACTTTAAGACACCGTTCTTCATAGTAGATGAATCATTTATGACATTCGATCAGAAAAGATTTGATAAAATAGTAAAATACCTTAACAGTATAACAGACTATGTGATAATAACTAAGAGCGATGAAAATATAGAATTACTTAAGGAGACCACGGAACCTCTAGTCTCCTCATAA
- a CDS encoding Fur family transcriptional regulator — MEIDPVEILRKKGLKVTPQRLAVLKLLSKGGHYSGEQIFEELKKNEPSISLSTVYNALEALETAGIINSFEANGITWYEMRRNPHVNVICEDKNAIIDVDINLEEIIQQLKNKGINVINLSVVAYADCSKIENK, encoded by the coding sequence ATGGAAATAGATCCAGTCGAGATATTAAGGAAAAAGGGATTGAAAGTAACTCCCCAAAGACTTGCAGTACTTAAATTGCTAAGTAAAGGTGGGCATTATAGCGGAGAACAGATATTTGAAGAACTTAAGAAAAATGAGCCAAGCATTAGTTTATCTACTGTATATAATGCCTTAGAAGCTCTAGAAACTGCAGGTATTATAAACTCTTTCGAAGCTAATGGGATAACTTGGTATGAAATGAGGAGAAATCCTCACGTAAATGTAATATGCGAAGATAAGAATGCAATAATAGACGTTGATATAAACCTTGAAGAGATAATTCAACAGCTCAAAAATAAAGGAATTAATGTGATTAATTTAAGCGTAGTAGCTTATGCTGATTGCTCTAAGATAGAAAATAAATAA